From a region of the Thermosipho melanesiensis BI429 genome:
- a CDS encoding glycosyltransferase family 4 protein, with protein sequence MKILILNHYASIPELSSAETRHFEIGKRLVKKGHKITIAVGNYSHLLKKDWNSLVENDFEKEGVIFKIIKTRKYRGNGLSRFLSSYDFYKNGKKLKNEKFDIVVASSPHPFSWKLGNYISKKQNIPLLIELRDVWPDDLIEAGLISRNHPIVPFFKYMSKKYYTRSSGVISLVPSIEKHLKSITSKKIPMKIIPNGVSLANFFQPYPCKNLDEIPCFKNKTIKIVYTGSHNPSNGLEDVLKCIVKLEENLKNRFTFIFIGSGTEKQKLINMAKNEKNVYFLNPISKSCIPYLLKEKSDVLLFSLKYFKNTEYPAFSSYKLLDYMASGKPILSVDQKNLILKNTNGAIFFTPKDCTSLSLALKKILDKDKIEKMGKNNVEYIKKHRDWDVLSEQFEEFLINVLGG encoded by the coding sequence ATGAAAATTTTAATATTAAATCATTATGCAAGTATTCCAGAGTTAAGCAGTGCAGAAACAAGACATTTTGAGATCGGTAAAAGACTTGTAAAAAAAGGCCATAAAATAACAATAGCAGTAGGTAATTATTCCCATCTTTTGAAAAAGGATTGGAATAGTTTAGTTGAAAATGATTTTGAAAAAGAAGGTGTAATCTTTAAAATAATAAAAACAAGGAAATATAGAGGAAATGGTTTGAGTAGGTTTCTTTCTTCCTATGATTTTTACAAAAATGGTAAAAAGCTAAAAAATGAAAAATTTGATATTGTTGTTGCATCTTCACCTCATCCATTTTCATGGAAACTGGGAAACTATATTTCAAAAAAACAAAATATACCACTTCTAATTGAACTTAGAGATGTATGGCCAGATGATTTAATAGAAGCTGGATTGATATCTCGAAACCATCCTATAGTACCTTTTTTTAAATACATGTCTAAAAAATATTATACTAGATCATCAGGTGTTATATCTTTGGTTCCATCAATAGAAAAACACCTTAAATCAATAACCTCGAAAAAAATACCGATGAAGATAATACCTAATGGTGTTTCACTAGCAAACTTCTTTCAACCTTATCCTTGTAAAAATTTGGATGAAATCCCATGTTTCAAAAATAAGACAATTAAAATCGTATATACTGGTTCTCATAATCCATCCAATGGTCTTGAAGATGTGTTAAAGTGTATTGTAAAACTTGAAGAAAACTTAAAAAATAGATTTACCTTTATATTTATTGGAAGTGGGACTGAAAAACAAAAGCTAATAAACATGGCAAAAAATGAAAAAAATGTATATTTTCTTAATCCTATTTCTAAAAGTTGTATACCTTATCTTCTTAAGGAAAAATCCGATGTTTTACTTTTCTCATTGAAATATTTTAAAAATACTGAATACCCTGCTTTTAGTTCTTACAAACTCTTGGACTACATGGCAAGTGGTAAGCCTATATTAAGCGTGGATCAAAAAAATCTTATACTAAAAAATACAAATGGGGCTATTTTTTTCACTCCCAAAGATTGTACTTCGTTGTCCCTTGCATTAAAAAAGATTTTAGACAAAGATAAGATTGAAAAAATGGGAAAGAATAACGTAGAATACATAAAAAAGCACAGAGATTGGGATGTTTTATCGGAACAATTTGAAGAATTTTTAATTAATGTATTAGGAGGATAA
- a CDS encoding acyltransferase has protein sequence MDSTKCSYNNTNHNLSNLDEHPPEEDVIIGKNCWLGINSVILPGVILRPRTIVGAGSVVTKSFPEGNCIIAGNPAKLIKKLNCKDYGGK, from the coding sequence ATGGATAGCACCAAATGTAGCTATAATAACACAAATCACAATCTAAGCAATTTAGATGAACATCCACCGGAAGAGGATGTAATAATTGGTAAAAATTGTTGGCTAGGCATTAACTCCGTTATATTGCCTGGTGTTATTTTGCGGCCAAGAACTATAGTAGGTGCAGGAAGTGTTGTAACAAAAAGCTTTCCTGAGGGAAACTGTATAATAGCTGGAAATCCCGCAAAATTAATTAAAAAGTTAAATTGTAAAGATTATGGAGGAAAATAG
- a CDS encoding glycosyltransferase → MNFLKIFIVGYTHSKYDKRVFKTVKLLSKSNQVIYQYLTFDDEKVHKNGNIIFVPVTYKAKTKKYFGKTSTLINNFSSIKKFDRKIFDMIKTFDYDIIYFHYFLVSMPVKAFKVAKNKGKKVVYDLHEYHPENHFKNLKGLAKKVKEKLMWKVIKNQFFFSDKLIFVSEEARNDMLNILKTHKDSIVIPNYANIKLKSPEKIKEIVIVGKTPRNIQNEREILKNLNKEGFSIKIVGIKTNILNDIPCKYTDVLPYDKMMVEVSKSAFSLISYKSFGQEYKNYIYSFPHKFFDSIAAGTPVIVNRSFVSMKNEVEKYGIGIVIEPQNVKESVRKILEAYKNYEKFLENIETYKDRYVWNKEKEEKFIKFILD, encoded by the coding sequence GTGAATTTTTTGAAAATATTTATTGTAGGATACACACATTCAAAGTACGATAAGAGAGTATTTAAAACAGTAAAGCTTTTGTCAAAAAGCAATCAAGTTATATACCAATACCTCACCTTTGATGACGAAAAAGTTCACAAAAACGGAAATATAATCTTTGTTCCAGTGACTTATAAAGCTAAAACAAAAAAGTATTTTGGAAAAACTAGTACTTTAATCAATAATTTTTCATCTATTAAAAAATTTGATAGAAAGATTTTTGATATGATAAAAACATTTGATTATGACATAATATATTTCCATTATTTTTTAGTTTCTATGCCGGTAAAGGCTTTTAAAGTCGCAAAAAATAAGGGGAAAAAAGTTGTGTATGATTTACACGAATACCACCCTGAAAATCATTTTAAAAATTTAAAAGGTTTGGCAAAAAAGGTTAAAGAAAAACTAATGTGGAAGGTTATAAAAAACCAATTTTTCTTTTCAGATAAATTGATTTTTGTGTCAGAAGAGGCAAGAAATGATATGTTAAATATTTTAAAAACACATAAAGATAGTATTGTAATACCAAATTATGCAAATATTAAATTAAAATCTCCTGAAAAAATAAAGGAGATTGTAATTGTTGGAAAAACCCCACGGAATATTCAAAATGAAAGAGAGATATTAAAAAATTTAAACAAAGAAGGCTTTAGTATTAAGATTGTGGGTATAAAAACAAACATACTTAATGATATACCATGTAAATATACAGATGTTCTACCATACGATAAAATGATGGTAGAAGTTTCAAAATCCGCCTTTTCACTTATTTCATATAAATCGTTTGGTCAAGAATATAAAAACTATATTTATTCTTTTCCTCATAAGTTTTTTGATTCAATTGCAGCAGGGACACCTGTTATTGTAAACAGGAGTTTTGTTTCTATGAAGAATGAAGTAGAAAAGTATGGAATTGGTATAGTTATTGAACCTCAAAACGTAAAAGAATCCGTTCGGAAAATATTAGAAGCATATAAAAATTACGAAAAATTTCTTGAAAATATAGAAACATACAAAGATAGATATGTTTGGAACAAAGAAAAAGAAGAAAAATTCATAAAATTTATTTTAGATTAA
- the wecB gene encoding non-hydrolyzing UDP-N-acetylglucosamine 2-epimerase: protein MKIVSLVGARPQFIKEAVIHNELKKYENIKEVLIHSGQHYDFNMSDVFFQVLDIKKPEYFLNVGSGLHGEMTGKIMMEFEKVVMKEKPDLILVYGDTNTTLAGAIVGAKLKIPVAHIEAGIRQKPKDMPEEINRVLTDHISTYLFCPTKIAVENLEKENIIDGVYFVGDVMYDLYLLMEERFRYDVYEELKLRENEYILLTLHRDFNVDRKEKLEKILKELNKISKEKKIVFPIHPRTRKRISEFSLKKYLKNLIVIDPIDYLNLMGLVKKSWKIITDSGGLQKESYFARRQAVVLMPDTGWRELIEAKWNILATEEDLYEKVFNKTPINYPENLYGNGNAGEKIGKILEEKL from the coding sequence ATGAAAATAGTATCACTAGTAGGAGCAAGGCCACAGTTTATTAAAGAAGCAGTTATACACAATGAATTGAAAAAATATGAAAACATAAAAGAAGTTTTGATACATTCAGGACAGCACTATGACTTTAACATGTCAGATGTGTTTTTTCAGGTACTTGATATTAAAAAACCTGAATATTTTTTAAACGTTGGTTCGGGGTTACATGGAGAAATGACAGGTAAGATAATGATGGAATTTGAGAAAGTAGTGATGAAAGAAAAACCAGACTTAATATTGGTATATGGAGATACCAATACAACACTTGCTGGTGCAATTGTTGGAGCCAAACTAAAAATACCAGTTGCACATATAGAAGCTGGGATAAGGCAAAAACCGAAAGATATGCCTGAAGAGATTAATAGAGTACTAACGGACCATATATCAACCTATTTATTTTGTCCGACAAAAATAGCTGTGGAGAATTTGGAAAAAGAAAACATAATAGATGGAGTGTATTTTGTAGGAGATGTTATGTATGATTTGTATCTTTTAATGGAAGAAAGATTTAGATATGATGTGTATGAAGAATTAAAGTTAAGAGAAAACGAATATATACTATTAACATTACATAGGGATTTTAATGTAGATAGGAAGGAAAAACTTGAAAAAATACTAAAAGAGTTAAATAAAATTTCAAAGGAAAAGAAAATAGTTTTTCCTATCCATCCGAGAACAAGAAAAAGAATAAGTGAATTCAGCTTGAAAAAGTATCTTAAAAATTTAATTGTTATAGATCCAATTGATTATTTAAATCTAATGGGACTTGTTAAAAAATCATGGAAGATAATAACGGACAGTGGGGGCTTGCAAAAAGAAAGTTATTTTGCAAGAAGGCAAGCAGTAGTATTAATGCCAGATACAGGCTGGAGAGAATTAATAGAAGCTAAATGGAATATACTTGCAACAGAAGAGGACCTATACGAAAAAGTATTCAATAAAACTCCCATAAATTATCCAGAAAATCTATATGGAAATGGCAATGCGGGAGAAAAAATTGGAAAGATTTTGGAGGAAAAGTTATGA
- a CDS encoding glycosyltransferase, with product MKLIFVALDLRDHPSSIGPSLKIKQQCNAFEEHGFDVYELMVENRFLYIRRKDHKEKIYSFKKKCLLKQSDNPILRRFKFLLRMSKILDILVDFIKKEDINITYVRNLLPWNPISLRFIKQVKKLKNVLVLDVPTYPYKDELSNINRFVDEMFNRFVGKYVDIIVTPSDEKEIYGVKSLKVTNGIEVNRFKVKNSIKKVERLDLIGVANVSRWHGYDRVIRGIYEYNKNFPKSKVYFHIVGNGKELYNLKKLTVDLKLEDFVKFHGFKVGDKLDRLFDLCDIAIGSLGMHRIGLRKSSVLKVREYCARGIPFVLSSDDEDFENFEFMLKVPANESPIDIDEILNFYKEIKEKDYVKLMRNYAMKNLSWKSKLKRLVDEIKNLM from the coding sequence ATGAAATTGATATTTGTAGCTTTAGATTTGAGAGATCATCCAAGTTCAATTGGACCATCTTTGAAAATAAAACAGCAGTGTAATGCTTTTGAAGAACATGGTTTTGATGTTTACGAACTTATGGTTGAAAATAGATTTTTGTATATTAGAAGAAAAGACCATAAAGAAAAAATATACAGCTTTAAAAAGAAATGCTTGCTAAAACAAAGTGACAATCCCATTTTAAGACGGTTTAAATTTCTATTGAGGATGTCTAAAATATTAGATATCTTAGTTGATTTCATTAAAAAAGAAGATATAAATATTACATATGTAAGAAATCTTTTGCCGTGGAATCCCATATCTCTTAGGTTTATAAAACAAGTTAAAAAATTAAAGAATGTTCTAGTATTAGACGTTCCTACATATCCATACAAAGATGAACTATCTAACATTAACAGATTTGTAGATGAAATGTTTAATAGATTTGTGGGAAAGTATGTAGACATCATTGTAACCCCTTCAGATGAAAAAGAGATATACGGTGTAAAAAGCTTAAAAGTGACTAACGGAATAGAGGTCAATAGATTTAAAGTAAAAAATTCTATAAAAAAGGTAGAACGTTTAGATTTAATTGGTGTGGCAAACGTATCTAGATGGCATGGATATGATAGAGTAATAAGAGGAATATACGAGTATAATAAAAACTTTCCCAAGTCAAAAGTTTATTTTCATATTGTTGGCAATGGAAAAGAACTTTATAATTTGAAGAAATTAACAGTTGATTTGAAACTTGAAGATTTTGTAAAATTTCATGGTTTCAAGGTTGGAGACAAATTAGATAGGCTGTTTGATTTATGCGACATTGCAATTGGTTCTTTGGGAATGCATAGAATTGGATTGAGAAAATCTAGTGTTCTCAAAGTTAGAGAATATTGTGCACGTGGAATTCCATTTGTATTATCTTCAGATGATGAAGATTTTGAAAATTTTGAATTTATGTTGAAAGTTCCAGCTAATGAATCTCCAATAGACATAGATGAAATTTTAAATTTTTACAAAGAAATAAAAGAAAAAGATTACGTTAAACTTATGAGAAATTATGCCATGAAAAATTTAAGTTGGAAGAGTAAATTAAAAAGACTGGTAGATGAAATAAAAAATCTAATGTAA
- a CDS encoding glycosyltransferase family 4 protein, which translates to MTNSYPEKFETFNSSEINFALKNYDNIKILSFSKIKKKDKKITNLSIFSGVLELLFPKKRKFFKRYFTTLKLVFSKNLKDFLRNIYSYLIALSIVRNIELKNEDIIFSYWLSRATVIAYILNQITDTKFICQGHGSDIYIHPPKNLEEIIKKCKYVLTISEKNKEYLVERFKVPSDKIKVFRLGVSIDFYNKLKNKNIEKANNKTEFISVSGYIKVKGVDLLLKSIEYLVYEKNIKNIHFKIFGKGKLYKKLKRYVKKKRLENYIALNSWINKEQLAKELKNSDCFILTSRSEGLPVVLMEACAAKLPIIATDVGGISEIAKENAILVDKLSPETISLAIEKFLSLDKEKIDNMKKTSEKIYLKEYILENNLKEKYDFIQKLH; encoded by the coding sequence TTGACAAACTCTTACCCAGAAAAATTTGAAACATTTAACTCAAGCGAAATAAATTTCGCATTAAAAAACTATGATAATATTAAGATTTTAAGTTTTTCAAAAATCAAGAAAAAAGATAAAAAGATAACAAATCTTAGTATTTTTTCAGGTGTACTTGAATTATTATTTCCTAAAAAAAGAAAGTTTTTTAAAAGGTACTTTACTACCCTAAAGCTTGTTTTTTCTAAAAATTTAAAGGATTTTTTGAGAAACATATATTCATATCTTATAGCTCTCAGTATTGTACGAAATATTGAATTAAAAAATGAAGATATTATTTTCTCATATTGGCTTTCAAGAGCTACGGTAATTGCGTATATCTTAAACCAAATCACCGATACAAAATTCATTTGTCAAGGACATGGTTCTGATATTTATATTCATCCGCCGAAAAACTTGGAAGAAATAATTAAGAAATGCAAGTATGTCTTAACAATTTCAGAGAAAAACAAAGAATATTTAGTTGAGAGATTTAAAGTGCCATCTGATAAAATAAAGGTATTTAGGCTAGGAGTAAGTATTGATTTCTACAATAAATTGAAAAATAAAAACATAGAAAAAGCTAACAATAAAACTGAATTTATATCTGTTTCAGGATATATAAAGGTTAAAGGAGTTGATTTGCTATTAAAATCAATAGAATATTTAGTTTACGAAAAAAACATTAAAAATATACACTTTAAAATTTTTGGTAAGGGAAAACTATACAAAAAATTAAAAAGATACGTAAAGAAAAAAAGATTGGAAAATTATATAGCTTTAAATTCATGGATAAATAAAGAGCAATTAGCTAAAGAGCTTAAAAACAGTGATTGTTTTATATTAACAAGTCGCAGTGAAGGTTTACCTGTAGTATTGATGGAAGCTTGTGCTGCGAAACTTCCCATTATTGCAACGGATGTGGGGGGAATAAGTGAAATTGCAAAAGAAAATGCTATACTAGTAGATAAATTATCTCCAGAAACTATATCTCTTGCAATTGAAAAATTTTTATCTTTGGATAAGGAAAAAATAGATAACATGAAGAAAACTTCAGAAAAAATTTACCTAAAAGAATACATATTAGAAAATAATCTTAAAGAAAAATATGATTTTATCCAAAAATTACATTAG
- a CDS encoding oligosaccharide flippase family protein — protein MSIKKSSTILLVSRFVKTLIDIISVMILSRYLEIADYGIYRQIVISQQLVVSVLTLGIPNAALYYLSSKKEKEYLINLYTMLFSISFLVLLISPILTNLFYLNFKVIFFRKNELIIGLIYSLSIFSSVAENVLVALNKIKNVAVYALIPTTFWLVGLLVLYTSKYTVQNILTLMILRYLVGIILLVMFTYKEINFRFLNIKKIRDILVFGIPIGLSSMLGILNKNVDKLIVGYFVNNTDFAVFSNGAYEIPFLSLITSSLYTVLIPQMAKLNEIKDTKNIKKLWLRAGNIMITIMIPLASTFIFFSKPFILFMFSNKYLDSVEYFRIYQIMLYFRIYVYGSVFVATKNSKLYLTNALYSLVFNFVLDILLVIKFGPLGAVAATVMTTVFSIFLQLKYIKDILKIKFVEVFPWKNWILAIALTILINSVLYTIYHLISNNVYMGLLFMMMSFILSFYVLSKKVNGEILDYSVSILKKMFKNKE, from the coding sequence GTGTCCATAAAAAAATCTAGTACTATATTATTAGTTTCTAGGTTTGTAAAAACGTTAATAGATATAATTTCTGTAATGATTTTGTCAAGATACTTAGAGATTGCAGATTATGGGATATACAGACAAATAGTAATATCCCAACAATTGGTAGTTAGTGTACTTACACTTGGAATTCCAAATGCCGCTTTGTACTATCTATCTTCAAAAAAAGAGAAAGAATATTTGATAAATTTGTATACAATGTTATTTTCAATATCTTTTCTAGTATTGTTAATATCACCAATATTAACAAACTTGTTTTATTTGAATTTTAAAGTGATTTTTTTTAGAAAAAATGAACTAATTATAGGCCTGATATATAGTCTTAGTATATTTTCTTCAGTAGCAGAAAATGTATTAGTTGCATTAAATAAGATTAAAAATGTTGCAGTTTATGCGTTAATACCTACAACATTCTGGCTTGTAGGTTTATTGGTATTATATACATCCAAATATACGGTACAAAACATATTAACATTGATGATTTTGAGATATCTTGTGGGGATAATACTGCTAGTAATGTTTACATATAAAGAAATAAATTTTCGATTTTTAAATATAAAAAAAATAAGAGATATCCTAGTGTTTGGAATACCAATAGGACTGTCTTCGATGTTAGGAATATTGAATAAAAACGTAGATAAACTAATAGTGGGATATTTTGTAAATAATACAGATTTTGCAGTATTTTCAAATGGAGCATACGAAATACCATTTTTGTCATTAATAACTTCATCTTTATATACAGTATTAATACCACAGATGGCAAAATTAAATGAAATAAAAGATACAAAAAACATAAAAAAACTTTGGTTACGCGCGGGAAACATAATGATAACAATAATGATTCCGCTAGCAAGTACGTTTATCTTTTTTTCAAAACCATTTATATTGTTTATGTTTTCAAATAAATATTTAGATTCAGTTGAATATTTTAGAATATACCAAATAATGTTGTATTTTAGAATATACGTCTATGGTTCAGTATTTGTAGCAACAAAAAATAGCAAACTTTATTTAACCAATGCACTTTATTCGCTAGTTTTTAATTTTGTTTTGGATATTTTATTAGTAATAAAATTTGGTCCCTTAGGAGCAGTAGCAGCAACGGTTATGACAACTGTATTTTCAATATTCTTACAATTAAAATATATAAAAGACATATTAAAGATAAAGTTTGTAGAAGTATTTCCATGGAAGAATTGGATATTAGCAATAGCTTTAACAATCTTAATCAACTCAGTTTTATATACAATATACCATTTAATTTCTAATAACGTATATATGGGACTTTTATTTATGATGATGTCATTTATTTTATCATTTTATGTGTTATCAAAAAAAGTTAATGGGGAGATTTTAGATTATTCCGTTTCAATCCTAAAGAAGATGTTTAAAAATAAGGAGTGA
- a CDS encoding RecQ family ATP-dependent DNA helicase, whose translation MFKIEQCYFDNSTNLNNIVFDNFEYSSAIDNFKFFALKTYFPRNKFRDEDIEFEDRVFRNIVYEFKKGNKEISEKMASVFVKLLKNVNVKKPVICAIPASNFVDTEKRFKYFTKTLSKKLNFENGFSYIQNKKNRRNKHFEKFQGNIIEYISINKKKIKGKTILLFDDIITTGNSFITIANKLVEFGAENVIGVFLGKTYDFQTKKKIQKNTYYDKAAYIFDESMKITGFSYEIKTFNISKNKVVDNNFILTAKIVNNIIMRGIPTFASKYLFENTKDNYKAILSAWLHRVIIFSIVNGILTEENLNIAIIERDISFSHIAIKDLYLYMENISKLLEYTFPKFNVKIFNNPENKFNNFDLVIDIGFKKRQPLTIGAPYIFIQQTEMDNTLPRFYNFKPIKFFKANESNKEKENALKFILQNVFFKEEFREGQLKIIKRILSLNDTIGLLPTGGGKSLCYQLSGLLQPGIIIVIDPIKSLMVDQVDNLEKLGINSCAYLNSDLERSKRDKILKKLEDGNYKFLFIAPERLQIKDFRKSLSALSEKTTIPFIVIDEAHCVSEWGHDFRPSYLNISKNIRLITQKNNYKPKILALTGTASYAVLNDIQKELEIFSNSAKIYPKSFDRKELHFIIYKTSNKEKILKKILLTNLPKKFGKNNIAGIIFSSTVDGENGTEHISTILKSLGIHHLTYSGKVPKKSRLSEKEHAQKNLKTQKKFKENKVSLLVATKAFGMGIDKPNIRYTIHYTLPSSLEAFYQEAGRAGRDRNPAFCYLIFTEKDENITNAVLDISKSADYAIKLYNEQMKDIKDDVTTQVFFHKSSFVGENEESEKVINFLEKVFPTLQKYKNVYITVSLEGRSKIIFEKILHRLSILGVVKDYTVKYDTQITFEIKMELLSENNVYKNLFNYVTRYSLGENEFKVQKSPYSDLKSSYKFYIKTLVKFIYSEIEKQRRRALFALIEMARHAKGENEIKKYILNYFEETTFSRELWKLYKELDFETLFKLLTVIQTKKVEKIKNLYGNILRFLESAPDNPSFYLLTAFIRTRLIYSQDREEEMIATDVESIKKDWENFLRNFNFKKYENELIFIFERFLEITHQRTLKNEIFYLIFEKTNSKKFVEKFQFIDETRYFSKRIL comes from the coding sequence GTGTTTAAAATAGAACAATGTTATTTTGATAACTCCACAAATTTAAACAATATTGTCTTTGATAATTTTGAATACAGTAGTGCAATAGATAACTTTAAATTCTTTGCATTAAAGACCTACTTTCCAAGAAATAAATTTCGCGATGAAGACATAGAGTTTGAGGATAGGGTTTTTAGAAATATTGTATATGAGTTCAAAAAAGGAAATAAAGAAATCTCTGAAAAAATGGCATCTGTGTTTGTAAAACTTTTAAAGAATGTGAATGTAAAAAAACCTGTGATATGTGCTATTCCAGCATCTAATTTTGTTGATACAGAAAAAAGGTTTAAATATTTTACAAAAACTCTTTCAAAAAAACTAAATTTTGAAAATGGCTTTTCCTACATCCAAAATAAAAAAAATAGAAGAAACAAACACTTTGAAAAATTCCAAGGAAATATTATAGAATACATATCCATCAACAAGAAAAAAATAAAAGGCAAAACTATACTACTTTTTGATGATATCATAACAACTGGAAATAGTTTTATTACCATAGCAAATAAGCTTGTTGAATTTGGAGCAGAAAATGTTATTGGTGTATTTTTAGGAAAAACATACGACTTTCAAACTAAGAAAAAAATACAAAAAAATACCTATTATGATAAAGCAGCCTATATTTTTGATGAAAGTATGAAAATAACAGGTTTTTCATATGAAATAAAAACGTTTAATATATCAAAAAATAAAGTTGTGGATAATAATTTTATACTCACGGCAAAGATAGTTAATAACATAATAATGAGAGGAATTCCCACATTTGCCTCAAAATATCTTTTTGAAAACACCAAAGATAATTATAAAGCCATTCTTTCTGCATGGTTGCACAGGGTAATTATATTTTCCATAGTAAACGGTATACTAACCGAAGAAAACCTTAATATTGCGATTATTGAAAGAGATATATCCTTTTCTCATATTGCAATAAAGGATTTATACTTATACATGGAAAATATATCAAAACTTCTTGAATATACATTTCCTAAATTCAATGTTAAAATTTTTAATAATCCAGAAAACAAATTCAATAACTTTGACTTAGTTATTGATATAGGCTTTAAAAAAAGGCAACCATTGACAATAGGAGCACCATACATATTCATCCAACAAACTGAAATGGATAATACACTTCCAAGATTTTACAACTTTAAACCGATAAAATTTTTCAAAGCAAATGAAAGCAACAAAGAAAAAGAAAATGCCCTAAAATTTATTCTTCAAAACGTATTTTTTAAAGAAGAATTTAGAGAAGGCCAACTTAAGATTATAAAAAGAATTCTTTCTCTAAACGATACTATTGGACTTTTACCTACAGGTGGTGGGAAGTCTCTTTGCTATCAATTGAGCGGACTTTTACAACCTGGAATAATAATTGTAATAGACCCTATCAAATCACTTATGGTTGATCAAGTAGACAATCTTGAAAAATTGGGAATTAATTCTTGTGCATATCTAAATAGTGATCTTGAACGTTCAAAAAGAGATAAGATACTAAAAAAGCTTGAAGATGGAAATTATAAATTCTTATTTATTGCTCCTGAAAGATTACAAATAAAGGATTTCAGAAAAAGTCTAAGTGCACTTTCCGAAAAAACTACTATTCCTTTTATTGTAATAGATGAAGCGCATTGTGTTTCAGAATGGGGTCATGATTTTAGGCCTTCATATTTAAACATTTCTAAAAATATCAGACTTATTACACAAAAAAATAATTACAAACCAAAAATCTTAGCTCTAACTGGGACCGCATCATATGCGGTATTAAACGATATTCAAAAGGAATTGGAAATCTTCTCTAATAGTGCAAAAATATATCCCAAGTCATTTGATAGAAAAGAACTTCATTTTATAATCTACAAAACATCTAATAAAGAAAAAATACTAAAAAAAATTCTCTTAACAAACCTTCCAAAAAAATTTGGGAAAAATAATATAGCAGGAATTATCTTTTCATCAACTGTAGATGGTGAAAACGGAACGGAACATATATCCACAATTTTAAAAAGTCTTGGCATTCACCATTTAACATATTCTGGAAAAGTGCCAAAAAAATCAAGGTTAAGTGAAAAAGAACATGCCCAAAAGAATTTAAAAACTCAAAAGAAGTTTAAAGAAAATAAGGTTTCTTTACTTGTTGCGACAAAGGCTTTTGGAATGGGTATTGACAAACCAAATATAAGATACACCATACACTATACACTACCTTCGTCACTTGAAGCATTTTATCAGGAAGCAGGACGCGCAGGAAGAGATAGAAACCCAGCATTTTGCTACCTTATATTCACAGAAAAAGATGAAAATATAACAAATGCTGTATTGGATATTAGCAAAAGTGCAGACTATGCTATTAAATTATATAATGAACAAATGAAAGATATAAAAGATGATGTAACAACGCAAGTATTTTTTCACAAATCTTCATTTGTTGGTGAAAATGAAGAATCAGAGAAAGTGATTAATTTTTTGGAAAAAGTTTTTCCCACATTGCAAAAATATAAAAATGTGTACATAACAGTTTCACTAGAAGGAAGGAGTAAAATCATATTTGAAAAAATATTACATAGGTTAAGCATTCTTGGTGTTGTTAAGGACTATACGGTAAAGTACGATACCCAAATAACATTTGAAATAAAAATGGAACTTTTATCCGAAAATAACGTATACAAAAATTTATTTAATTACGTTACAAGATACTCATTAGGTGAAAATGAGTTTAAAGTGCAAAAAAGTCCATATAGTGATTTAAAGTCATCGTATAAGTTTTACATAAAAACACTTGTAAAGTTCATCTATTCAGAGATTGAAAAACAAAGACGAAGAGCACTTTTTGCCTTAATTGAAATGGCAAGGCATGCAAAAGGCGAGAATGAAATAAAAAAATATATACTAAATTATTTTGAAGAAACCACATTTTCAAGAGAGCTTTGGAAACTGTATAAAGAACTTGATTTTGAAACTTTGTTTAAACTTTTAACGGTAATTCAAACAAAAAAAGTAGAAAAAATTAAAAATCTATATGGAAACATATTAAGGTTTCTTGAAAGTGCCCCAGACAATCCAAGTTTTTACCTATTAACAGCCTTTATTCGAACCAGATTAATATATAGTCAAGACAGAGAAGAAGAAATGATCGCAACGGATGTAGAAAGTATAAAAAAAGATTGGGAAAACTTTTTGAGAAACTTTAATTTCAAAAAATATGAAAATGAATTGATATTCATTTTCGAAAGATTTTTAGAAATTACTCATCAAAGGACTTTAAAAAATGAAATTTTTTACCTCATTTTCGAAAAAACAAACTCTAAAAAATTTGTAGAAAAATTTCAATTTATAGATGAAACAAGATATTTTTCCAAAAGAATACTTTAA